The sequence AATTTCACGAGGATTAGTTTTcatcgttaaatttccttgctaaaactctgttttcttgtagtggaagaccgttacacggtgagccacatggtgacgccctggcaTCGTCCATGCTCatttcggtctctagtctgaaCCACTTCGGTGGggccaggatactcggttaaaaaaaaaaaaaaaaaaaatcaactttctTTTTGGACATCAGACTCtattattaaacttttaattagtatttttcaTTGTTGCATGCATTTTACAACCATCCatggatttttatttatttttcggtCAAGAGAACAATCACCTTTTCAGTTTGAATGGACCATGTgaagagaaaaaatatatacccAAATTCGgtcttaataaatataaatgagGTGTTTCCATATATTATAACTGTCTAAGCTTAGTTTAGTTCAAAAAGCAATGAACAAAATACACTTAAGTTACGTTTAACTTAATCAAACGCGATAATTAACAATTACTTTGTCACGTTTCTCTGTGACAATATGAGTGTTTCTACGAGTAAAAGGCAGGAAATTATAGAAATTAGAGAAATTGACTAAAGAATCTTCGGACGTTATTGTTCCTGTGCGCCATCATCCATGAACCGAACTTGTTACAATAAACATGGGTTACACACCACATGCATACGGTATCTAGTACAAAGAAAATCCGTACAGCATTTTTCTGAGACCTTCGAAAACATTTACTTATgtcaaatatttcattttctgttCTACAAAAGATtatgatataatatttaaaacgaACATTCACGACCAAATTCAGTAATTCACCATTCGTTCGAATTAATGGATTTGAgcttaattaattaatacagTTAATAATCATAAATGATCAACTTATCAGTACGGATAAGTAGATTATGAAAAAGATTTCAaagccaaaaataaataaacactaaCTATATTCATTAAACTTGGACAGAACGTAACAAATGTAAACTATCaaagtaataattattttaaatcaaaaaaagGCTCTATTGTATTGTAAATTATCGAAATAACCTTACCCGGTCGCTCTATAAAGCTATGGGCCTCTTGGCCTCTCCAAAAACCTCTCAGACTCAAatcaaatctttcttttttttcaaaattctaatttttaaacaacgaaactaaacaaaacaaaaaaatggtgCGCCTTCTCTTCCGTCTACTCGGAGAATCTAATACTCCGTCGTCCGTGGCGGCCACCTCCACCGTCACGTTGAATTCCGATCTCGTCATCATCCTCGCTGCTCTCCTCTGCGCCCTGATCTGTGTTCTCGGTCTAATCGCTGTTTCTCGATGCGTCTGGCTCCGTCGTCTCGCCGCCGGTAACAGATCCTCCTCCGGCGGTTCCGGTCAATCTCCACCACCGCAGGTAGCAGCGGCGAACAAAGGACTGAAGAAGAAAGTGCTCCAGTCTCTCCCCAAGCTGACTTTCTCGCCGGAATCACCCTCGTCGGAGAAATTCGCCGAGTGCGCGATCTGTCTGACGGAGTTCACCGCCGGCGACGAGCTCCGGGTTTTGCCGCAGTGTGGTCACGGGTTCCACTTGTCTTGCATTGACACGTGGCTCGGGTCTCACTCGTCTTGCCCTTCTTGCCGTCAGATCTTGGTGGTTGCCAGGTGTCATAAGTGTGGCGGGTTGCCCGGTAGCTCCAGCTCCGGGTCTGAACCTGAAATCGTGATCCGAATTAAGCAAGGCGAAGATGATCCTAGCTCCTACTTGCCCTGATTCGTTTTGTTCCTTCTTCGTATGTTAGATATCTTTTACTATAATTTAATGCAGATTAGTGGATAGTGTTTATTCTCTTAATATGtacatttttattgtaatttgtaaatgttgtattaaattgaaatttagCAATTTGCGTCTAATCCTTTTTTGCTACTTTGAGTTTACGGGTACTTTTACGACCTACTGGAAGTTGATAATTTGATCTCACCGAATCGTCTCATTTGTGtttaagtttgtgatttttttttcccatgaaaattgatatgttttctttctcaaaaaagataaaagaagaaaactgaTCTGTTTTAGTTTTATGCACTGTATATTAGTTTTATGCATAAACCTACCCAGTCGAATTTGAATaaggttttcggattttcgtgTTAAGCAATCTACTAACCTTATtcgtgtttttgttttgtttttggtattaATGGTATGTGTTCGATTTCAGATCGAACTGGGAAAATGCCCAGAACAAGAAAATGCCATTAACCCGAGAActtacataaatcaaaatcaaaacatacAAACATACAGTAGTTCTCGGCATTGATTCTTTGGCCCATACAACTTTTCGTGCCTGAACAAGTTTTAGAGTCTAAATCCTTAATTCTTTGGTTCATCTTTCTCGCATGTGTGAAAGTTTCAGAGTCTAAGCTCTCAACTCTTTAAGTCATTTTTTTCGTTTTCACATTTAGTAGTTCTCGGATCAAAAGCCATCGAGTTTGAGGATCAAAAGCCACCAAGTTTGTggatcaaaaaattaaaaccgtCTCCATGTGTTTATCGCCTAGTAGGTGTGCAATTTACAAATTCATACTTAGACTTACACATTCCCGCTACTATCTTAAACTGACCCAAATTCATAAACGacaattttatatgtttctaatatgtttgaatatattataaattaattttcatgaAACATAGGGTGCAACACTAGCAGCTAGGTTTCAACCACAAAAAACCAGAAAAATTGTGTTTcatgtacaaaattaaaataattctaagaaCAAATCTTATGCTAGAGacattattaaaacatattgtAAAAAGGAAAAGCTCTCTAACTTCGGTCCGGttcatttttacatatataatatatgtttcaaCATTTAAATCCTACAAACAATCAATTCCTTATAAATACTGCATGAGAATGTTGATCTAGATACGCGGAGACCATCTTATGTATGAGACCAAGCCGGTTAGGCGCTGAGGACAAGTGGGTGTGGACACTTAACAACTCAGGAGCCTACTCAACAAAGTCTGGATACTATGAGGCTGTTAAACAACAAAACCAAGAGGGAGAACAACATGGCATAATCCAAGGCAATCAACAAAACCGACTGCACAACTTCAACTGGAACAAGCATATCTGGTCGGTAAAAACGGCGCCAAAAATACAGGTCTTTCTTTGGAAGATTATACAGGATGCATTACCTTTAGGAATGGCGCTGCAGAGGAGGGGAATCTTATCACATCCAGTGACTTGTGCGCGATGTGGAGCTCCGGAGTCAGCCGATCACTTGTTCTTACACTGTAGGTTCGCGAGACAAGTTTGGGATAATATCCCACTCACGAGAACTATAGACATCGGAACGAACTCCACTTTTGACCAATGCCTGGCAGCCTCACATG comes from Brassica oleracea var. oleracea cultivar TO1000 unplaced genomic scaffold, BOL UnpScaffold01640, whole genome shotgun sequence and encodes:
- the LOC106321432 gene encoding RING-H2 finger protein ATL80, encoding MVRLLFRLLGESNTPSSVAATSTVTLNSDLVIILAALLCALICVLGLIAVSRCVWLRRLAAGNRSSSGGSGQSPPPQVAAANKGLKKKVLQSLPKLTFSPESPSSEKFAECAICLTEFTAGDELRVLPQCGHGFHLSCIDTWLGSHSSCPSCRQILVVARCHKCGGLPGSSSSGSEPEIVIRIKQGEDDPSSYLP